A portion of the Carya illinoinensis cultivar Pawnee chromosome 11, C.illinoinensisPawnee_v1, whole genome shotgun sequence genome contains these proteins:
- the LOC122282349 gene encoding uncharacterized protein LOC122282349 produces the protein MDKVHGRIGVGVVVRDNSGHIIATMRTSKEMFPNPLLAEAYGALQAIKFGLDLGLHQIIIEVNSQQVTKALSNDQEGGTSASMFVCEAKQLLSSFAKWEVSHVRRNGNLMAHLLAKNSLSISDVIVTMEDIPQCISSLS, from the coding sequence ATGGACAAGGTTCATGGTAGGATTGGAGTAGGTGTGGTGGTAAGAGACAATTCAGGCCACATAATTGCAACCATGAGAACTAGCAAAGAGATGTTTCCCAATCCTCTACTTGCAGAGGCCTATGGAGCACTACAAGCTATCAAATTTGGTCTTGATCTTGGCCTACACCAGATAATTATTGAAGTCAACTCACAGCAGGTTACAAAGGCACTTTCTAATGACCAAGAAGGAGGCACAAGTGCTAGCATGTTCGTCTGTGAAGCTAAGCAATTACTTAGTAGTTTTGCCAAGTGGGAGGTTTCTCATGTAAGGAGAAATGGCAACCTTATGGCTCACTTGTTAGCAAAAAATTCACTCTCCATTTCAGATGTAATTGTCACAATGGAAGACATTCCTCAATGTATTTCCTCTCTTTCTTAA